DNA from Pseudomonas putida:
ATCCGCCTGCAGCCCGACCGCCTGTCGGTGTTCAACTACGCTCACCTTCCCGAACGCTTCATGCCGCAACGGCGCATCGACAGCAACGACCTGCCCAGCGCCGCCGCCAAGCTTGAGATGCTGCACGCCACCATCGACCAACTGACCGCCGCCGGTTACCGCTACATCGGCATGGACCACTTCGCCCTGCCCGACGACGAACTGGCCATTGCCCAGGAAGAAGGTACCTTGCAGCGCAACTTCCAGGGCTACACCACCCACGGGCACTGCGACCTGATTGGCCTGGGCGTGTCGGCGATCAGCCAGATCGGCGACCTGTACTGCCAGAACAGCAGTGACCTCAACACCTACCAGGACAGCCTGTCCAACGCCCAGCTGGCCACCCAGCGCGGCTTGCTGTGCAACCACGACGACCGCATACGCCGGGCAGTGATCCAGCAACTGATCTGCCATTTCGAGCTGGATTTCGAACCCATCGAACAGGCTTTCACCCTGGATTTTCGCGGTTACTTCAACGACCTCTGGCCCGAGCTGCTGACCTTGCAGCGCGACGGCCTGATCAGCCTGGACGACAAGGGCATTCGCATCCTGCCCGCCGGCCGGCTGCTGGCGCGCTCGGTATGCATGGTGTTCGACGCCTATCTGGCGATGCACAACCGCCAGCGCTTCTCGCGAGTGATCTGAAAAACAAGGCGTTCAACCGCATGGACAAGCTTCCTTGTCAGGCACACTATGAGCACACAAGGACTCCCGGCAGGCCACCTGCCGGGGTTTCGCCAGCGCGCACCATCACCGCGCACACTGGCCTACACCCTGTGTCGTGAGTTACCCTTACGACTTATGTGTGCTTTCCCACAAGGATCGATTCAAATGTCCGAGCCAGTCAAACTGCGCCCACACAACCAGGCCCATTGCAAGGATTGCAGCCTGGCCCCCCTGTGCCTGCCTCTTTCGCTGAACCTGGAAGACATGGACGCACTGGATGAAATCGTCAAACGCGGGCGGCCGCTCAAGAAAGGCGAGTTTCTGTTCCGCCAGGGTGACAGTTTTGGCTCGGTCTACGCAGTACGGTCCGGGGCCCTGAAAACCTTCAGCCTCAGCGACAGCGGCGAAGAGCAGATCACAGGCTTTCACCTGCCCAGCGAACTGGTCGGCCTGTCAGGCATGGATACCGAGGCCTACCCGGTATCGGCCCAGGCCCAGGAAACCACTTCGGTGTGTGAAATCCCCTTCGAGCGGCTGGACGAGCTGTCGGTACAACTGCCACAGCTACGCCGCCAGCTGATGCGGGTAATGAGCCGCGAAATCCGCGACGACCAGCAAATGATGCTGCTGCTGTCGAAAAAAACCGCGGACGAGCGCATTGCCACTTTCCTGGTCAACCTGTCGGCGCGCTTCCGCGCCCGCGGCTATTCGGCCAATCAGTTCCGCCTGAGCATGTCGCGCAACGAAATCGGCAATTACCTTGGCCTGGCGGTAGAAACCGTGTCGCGGGTGTTCACCCGCTTCCAGCAGAACGGCCTGCTGCGCGCCGAGGGCAAGGAAGTGCACATCCTCGACCCGATCCAGCTGTGCGCGCTGGCCGGTGGTGCAATCGAGGCCTGACGCTGGTCTTTAGCGGGTATACTTGGGCATTCGTTTTCCCAGGATACCCGCAACAATGCACAGCGAAGCCTTCGACCTCAAAGCCCTGATCCGCCCGGTAGTGGACTTCCCCAAACCGGGTGTGATCTTCCGCGACATTACCCCGTTGTTCCAGTCGCCACGCGGGCTGCGCTATGTGGCCGATCAGTTCATCGAGCGCTATGTCGAGGCTGAATTCAGCCACATCGGCGCCATGGACGCGCGGGGTTTCCTGATCGGCTCGATCATCGCCCACCAGCTGAACAAGCCGCTGATCCTGTTCCGCAAGCAGGGCAAGCTGCCGGCCGACGTGTTGAGCGAGGGTTACCAGACCGAGTACGGCGAGGCCTTCCTGGAAGTGCATGCCGACAGCCTGTGTGAAGGCGACTCGGTGCTGATCTTCGATGACCTGATTGCTACTGGCGGTACGCTGCTGGCGGCGGCCAACCTGGTG
Protein-coding regions in this window:
- the fnrA gene encoding Crp/Fnr family transcriptional regulator FnrA, which produces MSEPVKLRPHNQAHCKDCSLAPLCLPLSLNLEDMDALDEIVKRGRPLKKGEFLFRQGDSFGSVYAVRSGALKTFSLSDSGEEQITGFHLPSELVGLSGMDTEAYPVSAQAQETTSVCEIPFERLDELSVQLPQLRRQLMRVMSREIRDDQQMMLLLSKKTADERIATFLVNLSARFRARGYSANQFRLSMSRNEIGNYLGLAVETVSRVFTRFQQNGLLRAEGKEVHILDPIQLCALAGGAIEA
- a CDS encoding adenine phosphoribosyltransferase, yielding MHSEAFDLKALIRPVVDFPKPGVIFRDITPLFQSPRGLRYVADQFIERYVEAEFSHIGAMDARGFLIGSIIAHQLNKPLILFRKQGKLPADVLSEGYQTEYGEAFLEVHADSLCEGDSVLIFDDLIATGGTLLAAANLVRRTGAQVFEAAAIIDLPELDGSRRLQAAGVPTFCLTEFSLSEY